The following coding sequences are from one Granulicella arctica window:
- the kduI gene encoding 5-dehydro-4-deoxy-D-glucuronate isomerase yields MKLYQMADAVRYSRMTTAERRETFLLEGMFQPGKAEFAYVDLDRTVIGSAVPTSSDIVLETEPELRSEYFLERRELGVLNVGGAGSVIVDGTTFALGKLDCMYVGRGSRNVCFTSVDPSSPACFYLLSYPAHSEYPTRLVKFADLQGLPLGATETCNKRTIYKAIHMEGIRSCQLVMGFTLLDEGSNWNTMPAHTHMRRSEVYFYFDVDPAHRVLHLMGPPQETSHLVVADREVVVSPGWSIHAGVGTKNYAFCWGMGGENQAYTDMDPVTIAELR; encoded by the coding sequence ATGAAGCTTTACCAGATGGCGGATGCTGTGCGGTACAGCCGCATGACGACTGCGGAACGACGGGAGACCTTCCTTCTGGAAGGCATGTTTCAGCCGGGCAAAGCCGAGTTTGCCTATGTTGACCTCGACCGAACGGTGATTGGGTCGGCTGTTCCTACTTCGTCAGATATAGTCCTTGAGACAGAGCCTGAGCTGCGATCGGAGTATTTCCTTGAGCGTCGCGAACTCGGCGTGCTGAACGTCGGTGGTGCAGGTTCGGTGATCGTGGACGGAACGACCTTCGCGCTCGGTAAGCTGGACTGCATGTACGTCGGGCGGGGAAGCAGGAATGTCTGCTTTACCAGTGTTGATCCTTCTTCTCCCGCTTGTTTCTACCTTCTAAGCTATCCTGCGCACAGCGAGTATCCGACTCGACTGGTGAAGTTCGCTGACCTTCAGGGCCTCCCGCTTGGAGCTACCGAGACCTGTAACAAGCGGACGATCTATAAGGCGATCCACATGGAAGGGATTCGCAGCTGCCAGCTTGTAATGGGCTTTACCCTGCTCGATGAGGGCAGCAATTGGAACACGATGCCTGCGCATACACACATGCGACGCTCTGAGGTGTACTTCTACTTTGACGTTGATCCGGCGCATCGCGTTCTGCACCTGATGGGACCACCGCAAGAGACGAGCCATCTTGTGGTCGCGGATAGGGAAGTCGTCGTGTCGCCAGGATGGTCGATACACGCAGGTGTTGGGACGAAGAACTACGCCTTCTGCTGGGGAATGGGCGGCGAGAATCAGGCTTATACCGATATGGATCCCGTAACGATTGCGGAGTTGCGATAG
- a CDS encoding cupin domain-containing protein yields MRTMLLCVALTTISTSLVGQVAQAPAANLVDVRTAAAIDAEAKILMNQAKNSPSGTAGVALETYPGHLTMLTVRVKSGGAEIHAGFNDIFIVEDGQADVLTGGTVVDPKQVSLGETRGSRVEGGTSHVIRKGDVIHISANVPHQTTVAPGETFTYYVIKVAVPQQ; encoded by the coding sequence ATGCGAACGATGCTTCTATGTGTTGCGCTGACAACTATTTCGACGAGTCTCGTTGGACAGGTAGCCCAGGCTCCTGCCGCGAATCTTGTGGATGTGCGGACGGCTGCAGCTATCGATGCTGAGGCGAAGATCCTGATGAACCAGGCTAAGAACAGTCCGAGCGGCACTGCCGGTGTGGCTCTGGAGACTTATCCAGGACACCTCACGATGCTCACCGTTCGAGTGAAGAGTGGCGGCGCAGAGATCCACGCAGGGTTCAACGATATCTTTATCGTCGAGGACGGACAAGCTGACGTCCTGACCGGTGGAACCGTCGTCGATCCGAAGCAGGTCTCGCTGGGAGAGACGCGCGGCAGTCGGGTAGAGGGCGGGACTTCTCATGTAATCCGCAAGGGAGATGTGATCCACATCTCGGCCAATGTTCCGCACCAGACGACGGTTGCTCCGGGAGAGACATTTACCTACTACGTTATCAAGGTGGCAGTGCCGCAGCAGTAG